A region from the Malus domestica chromosome 07, GDT2T_hap1 genome encodes:
- the LOC114825939 gene encoding uncharacterized protein, which translates to MMTASSTSLIQRVCAVPLSRAARTRAMAAASMNLSTTTTAPKSTDPQVLLGLSEPELQQLAIDFSQQGYRGKQLHHLIYKRKIKDIQDFSQVPLAFRNELEEAGWKVGRSPIYQSVTAADGTVKVLIRLEDNRLIETVGIPVKDEKGVMRLTACVSSQVGCPLRCSFCATGKGGFSRNLKRHEIVEQVLAIEEIFSHRVTNVVFMGMGEPMMNLKVVLEAHQCLNKDIQIGQRMITISTVGVPNTIKRLASHKLQSTLAVSLHAPNQKLRETIVPSAKAYPLSALMRDCRDYFTETGRRVSFEYALLAGVNDAVDHAVELAELLHEWGRGSHVNLIPFNPIEGSEYKRPSKKAVQAFAAALENNKVTVSTRQTRGLDADAACGQLRNKFQKSPLPVDSDNLQTEKDAAVAVAC; encoded by the exons ATGATGACAGCCTCGTCAACGTCGCTAATTCAGCGCGTCTGCGCCGTTCCTCTCTCACGTGCTGCCCGCACTCGCGCCATGGCAGCGGCGAGCATGAACctgtccaccaccaccaccgcccCCAAAAGCACCGACCCCCAAGTCCTCCTCGGCTTGTCGGAACCAGAGCTCCAGCAGCTAGCTATCGACTTCAGTCAG CAAGGCTACAGAGGGAAGCAGCtccatcatcttatttacaaaagaaagattaaaGATATTCAGGATTTCAGTCAGG TGCCTCTGGCATTCAGAAATGAGCTTGAGGAAGCTGGATGGAAAGTTGGTAGGTCACCCATTTACCAGAGCGTCACTGCTGCTGATGGCACCGTCAAG GTATTGATAAGGTTGGAGGATAACAGATTGATTGAAACTGTTGGCATACCAGTTAAAGACGAGAAAGGTGTGATGCGCCTTACAGCGTGTGTCTCATCACAG GTGGGATGCCCTCTTCGTTGCTCTTTTTGTGCCACGGGAAAAGGAGGATTTTCAAGAAACCTCAAGAGGCATGAAATTGTTGAGCAG GTTTTGGCTATAGAGGAAATCTTCAGCCATAGGGTGACTAATGTCGTGTTCATGGGAATGGGTGAACCGATGATGAACCTGAAGGTGGTACTTGAAGCGCATCAGTGTCTAAACAAG GATATTCAAATTGGGCAAAGAATGATCACAATTTCTACCGTGGGGGTTCCAAATACAATTAAAAGGCTGGCATCTCACAAACTTCAGTCGACATTGGCTGTCAG CCTGCATGCTCCTAACCAGAAGCTGAGGGAAACAATTGTGCCAAGTGCAAAAGCATACCCTCTGAGTGCACTGATGAGGGATTGCAGGGACTATTTCACTGAAACCGGTAGACGGGTTTCCTTTGAGTATGCACTCTTAG CTGGAGTTAATGATGCGGTAGACCATGCAGTAGAACTTGCAGAGCTACTCCATGAGTGGGGACGAGGTTCTCATGTGAACTTGATACCATTTAATCCAATAGAAGGCTCTGAGTATAAACGTCCATCCAAGAAAGCG GTACAAGCATTTGCAGCTGCTCTGGAGAACAACAAAGTAACGGTCAGCACTCGTCAAACAAGGGGCTTGGATGCAGATGCAGCATGTGGTCAGCTAAGAAACAAGTTCCAGAAGAGTCCTTTGCCCGTTGACTCTGACAACTTACAAACTGAAAAAGATGCCGCAGTTGCAGTTGCATGTTGA
- the LOC114825941 gene encoding uncharacterized protein, translated as MVSSLATHPHHAHYPPPWFSIAPMMEWTDNHYRTLARLISKNAWLYTEMLAAETIVYQKDNLDRFLEYSPEQHPIVLQIGGNNLENLAKATELANPYKYDEINFNCGCPSPRVAGHGCFGASLMLDPKFVAEAMSVIAAHTDAPVSVKCRIGVDNHDSYNELCDFIYKVSSQSPTRHFIIHSRKALLNGISPAENRSIPPLKYEYFYGLLRDFPDLRFTINGGINTVEEVNAARRAGAHGVMVGRAAFNKPWHTLGHVDTVVYGAPSSGVTRRQILEKFRAYGDTAVGKYGRKPTVRDVARPLIGLFHSEPGNSQWKRKADAAFLHCTTMKEFFDETLVAIPDYVLDKPIGEPPSGSEDPFANIHSLLPPAYESRELELQYA; from the exons ATGGTTTCTTCTCTCGCCACCCACCCTCACCACGCCCATTACCCTCCTCCTTGGTTTAg TATTGCTCCCATGATGGAGTGGACTGACAATCACTACAGGACGCTGGCCAGGCTCATTTCGAAGAATGCGTGGCTCTACACCGAGATGCTTGCTGCTGAGACCATTGTCTACCAGAAGGATAATCTG GATAGATTCTTGGAATATTCCCCGGAACAACATCCTATTGTTCTTCAAATTGGCGGGAATAATTTGGAAAACCTCGCCAAAGCGACTGAGCTTGCTAACCCTTACAAATATGATGAGATCAATTTTAA TTGTGGATGTCCGAGTCCAAGAGTAGCTGGGCACGGGTGCTTTGGTGCTAGTCTTATGCTTGATCCAAAG TTTGTTGCTGAGGCTATGTCAGTGATTGCTGCGCACACAGATGCACCTGTTAGCGTGAAATGTCGAATTGGTGTTGATAATCATGACTCATATAACGAGCTCT GTGATTTTATTTACAAGGTTTCTTCTCAATCACCAACTAGGCATTTCATAATACATTCACGGAAGGCACTACTTAATGGAATTAGCCCAGCTGAAAATCGAAGTATTCCGCCTCTTAA ATATGAGTACTTTTATGGCCTCTTGCGTGACTTTCCAGACTTGAGATTTACAATAAATGGGGGCATAAACACCGTTGAGGAG GTCAATGCAGCAAGAAGGGCAGGAGCTCATGGTGTAATGGTTGGACGCGCTGCATTTAATAA ACCATGGCATACTTTGGGACATGTTGATACTGTAGTTTATGGAGCACCAAGCAGTGGTGTAACACGGCGTCAG ATACTGGAGAAGTTTCGAGCGTATGGAGATACTGCTGTGGGAAAATATGGACGCAAACCAACTGTGCGAGATGTAGCAAGG CCTTTGATTGGTCTTTTCCATTCAGAACCTGGGAATAGTCAATGGAAACGCAAGGCTGATGCTGCTTTCCTGCATTGCACG ACCATGAAAGAGTTTTTTGATGAAACGCTTGTAGCGATTCCTGACTATGTTTTGGATAAACCTATTGGGGAGCCACCATCAGGCAGTGAAGATCCTTTTGCGAACATACACAGTTTGCTGCCTCCGGCGTATGAATCAAGGGAACTAGAACTACAATATGCTTAG
- the LOC103409928 gene encoding protein TAB2 homolog, chloroplastic-like produces the protein MASFSFNTTRIRTPTLHSHKPISKFISRVNPIKIPSPLFTNPSKPRPKLRCFRPNSVSESSVSTTQEAEEEEFDELDDDPTAELSYLDPETDPESISEWELDFCSRPILDIRGKKVWELVVCDESLSLQFTKYFPNNVINSITLKDAIVSISDELGVPLPDKIRYFRSQMQTIITKACNELGIKPIPSKRCLSLLLWLEERYETVYTRHPGFQKGSKPLLALDNPFPMELPENLVGEKWAFVQLPFSAVQEEISSLDTNLVFGASLDLDLLGIEIDEKTLIPGLAVASSRAKPLAAWMNGLEVCSIEVDLSRARLLLSVGISGRYIYATYNKTPETRSEAEAWEAAKKDCGGLHFLAIQGDLDGDDCVGFWLLLDLPPPPV, from the exons ATGGCGAGCTTCAGCTTCAACACCACCAGAATCAGAACCCCCACCCTTCACTCTCACAAACCCATCTCCAAATTCATCTCCCGCGTAAACCCCATCAAAATCCCATCTCCTCTCTTCACCAATCCCTCAAAACCCCGGCCAAAACTCCGCTGTTTCCGACCCAATTCCGTCTCGGAAAGCTCTGTTTCCACGACACAAGAAGCAGAGGAGGAGGAATTCGATGAATTGGACGATGACCCGACGGCGGAGCTGAGCTACCTCGACCCAGAAACCGACCCGGAGAGCATTTCGGAGTGGGAGCTGGATTTCTGCTCGAGGCCGATTTTGGATATCAGGGGGAAGAAGGTGTGGGAGCTGGTAGTGTGTGACGAATCGCTGTCTCTGCAGTTTACAAAGTATTTTCCGAACAATGTTATCAACAGCATTACTTTGAAGGATGCTATTGTGTCCATTAGTGACGAATTAGGCGTCCCTCTGCCGGATAAAATCCGCTACTTCAG GTCACAGATGCAGACAATTATCACAAAGGCATGTAACGAGCTTGGTATAAAGCCGATTCCCAGTAAACGG TGCCTATCGCTGCTTTTGTGGTTGGAAGAACGCTACGAGACAGTATACACACGCCATCCTGGTTTCCAGAAAGGATCTAAGCCGCTCCTGGCATTGGATAACCCTTTCCCAATGGAACTTCCGGAAAATCTTGTTGGCGAGAAATGGGCCTTTGTTCAGTTGCCCTTTTCAg CTGTTCAAGAGGAAATCTCATCCTTAGACACGAACCTCGTGTTTGGCGCAAGTCTAGATCTGGATTTGTTGGGGATTGAAATTGACGAGAAGACATTGATTCCAGGATTGGCTGTTGCATCTTCACGTGCAAAACCGCTAGCAG CTTGGATGAATGGGTTGGAAGTTTGCTCTATTGAAGTCGATTTGTCACGGGCACGCTTGCTACTTTCTGTCGGGATCTCTGGCCGATATATTTACGCCACCTACAATAAAACTCCTGAAACAAGAAGTGAAGCCGAAGCTTGGGAAGCAGCAAAGAAGGATTGTGGAGGCTTGCACTTCCTTGCAATCCAGGGGGACTTGGACGGTGATGATTGTGTCGGATTTTGGCTTCTGCTGGACTTGCCACCTCCACCTGTATAG